A single region of the Zootoca vivipara chromosome 2, rZooViv1.1, whole genome shotgun sequence genome encodes:
- the STAT6 gene encoding signal transducer and activator of transcription 6 isoform X1, translated as MYRTDLSGFYPCNLMTNSKMSLWSLVSDMPPELFSGLFEEFPRSLRCLLGDWLENQPWEFINSSDSFCAVLADRLLSAMVERLQDLANKNCQTGPILQVIANIENRYRREPLQLVGAIKRILEGEQTAAQQFQNVALFIQRQREELRFIFNLQKLQYRVQEIQALRESLNQMNSNARVPLQLNLQFSPQENLQESSLQNLQNLFLKTANELEGAKKMVLIRLVIWKRQQQLAGNGTPFDEDLAPLQKRFESMVDICFQLRLQLVASEIELSSELQERLDNVFSALVKNSFLVDKQPLQVLKTQTKFQATTRFLLGPQLLKSPHSFTVTADIVTEKQARELATSHLETVLSENTGEIQNNTAPLETNATSNACCALFKNMLLKKIKRCDRKSTESVTEEKCAILFSASVSLGPNKTIFRLQALSLPIVVIVHGNQENNAKATILWDNAFAATNRIPFMVAERVSWESMCETLNQKFMAEVETTKGLLKEHFYFLAQKIFGDSNTSPEEFQKRQVSWSQFNKEILPGRGFTFWQWFDGILYLTKKHLKDYWSDRLIMGFISKQYVFNCLSNAPPGTFLLRFSDSEIGGISIAYVTYSPDGSTQVENIQPFTTKQLTICNLADCVLDLPQLEMLYPDRPKHEAFRRVDPPKKNKEYQPAKMKMTVDVPCSFAGSLSHTPVGSTSNLSMNPGIPSGPAYDPQLMIAQPMGMSPSISTTYGSPNLLPELMGYPYSLGSPSPLGSMDAYPMPHDVEMPLDCSHSENSTSYARDLSFPVLPNLIRVPEHISPPSDEELAHLLHPESEMNCYRQNLG; from the exons ATGTACAGGACAGATCTCTCTGGATTCTACCCTTGTAACCTT ATGACGAATTCCAAGATGTCCCTGTGGAGCCTTGTCTCTGACATGCCTCCAGAGCTATTCAGTGGCCTCTTTGAAGAATTCCCTCGAAGCCTGAGATGCCTTCTGGGGGACTGGTTAGAAAACCAGCCTTG GGAATTCATCAACAGCTCAGACTCCTTCTGTGCTGTTCTTGCAGACAGGCTCCTGTCTGCCATGGTGGAGAGACTTCAAGACCTAGCCAACAAAAACTGCCAGACTGGTCCGATTCTTCAGGTCATTGCCAATATCGAG AATAGATACCGGAGAGAGCCACTGCAGCTGGTGGGGGCTATAAAAAGAATCTTAGAGGGAGAGCAAACAGCAGCCCAACAG TTTCAGAATGTGGCCCTCTTCATCCAGCGCCAGCGGGAAGAACTGAGGTTTATATTCAATCTGCAGAAGCTGCAATACAGAGTGCAGGAGATCCAGGCACTCCGGGAGAGCTTGAATCAGATGAACAGCAACGCAAGAG TTCCTTTGCAGCTGAACCTTCAATTTTCACCACAGGAGAACCTGCAAGAAAGT TCTCTCCAAAATCTTCAAAATCTGTTCCTGAAAACAGCTAATGAGCTAGAAGGTGCAAAGAAAATGGTGCTGATAAGACTTGTGATCTGGAAGAGGCAGCAACAGCTGGCTGGGAATGGAACTCCCTTTGATGAGGACTTGGCTCCACTCCAGAAAAG GTTTGAAAGCATGGTGGACATTTGCTTCCAGCTCCGCCTGCAGTTGGTAGCCTCTGAAATTGAGCTGAGCTCTGAGCTTCAGGAACGCCTGGATAATGTATTTAGTGCCCTCGTCAAAAA CTCATTCCTGGTGGACAAACAGCCCCTGCAAGTTCTGAAGACCCAAACCAAATTTCAAGCCACCACACGCTTCCTGCTGGGCCCGCAGCTGCTGAAGTCTCCACACTCCTTCACGGTCACCGCTGACATTGTGACGGAGAAACAGGCCCGGGAGCTAGCTACTAGCCACCTTGAGACTGTCCTCAG TGAAAACACTGGAGAAATTCAGAACAACACAGCACCTCTGGAGACAAACGCAACAAGCAATGCCTGCTGTGCTCTCTTTAAGAATATG CTCCTAAAGAAGATCAAGCGCTGTGACCGCAAGAGCACCGAGTCTGTGACTGAAGAGAAATGCGCTATCCTCTTCAGTGCCAGTGTGAGCCTTGGTCCCAACAAAACAATATTCCGCCTGCAG GCCCTGTCACTTCCTATTGTGGTGATCGTCCATGGCAACCAGGAGAACAATGCCAAAGCCACCATCTTATGGGACAATGCCTTTGCCGCTACT AATCGCATCCCTTTCATGGTAGCGGAGCGTGTCAGCTGGGAGTCCATGTGTGAGACTCTCAACCAGAAGTTCATGGCTGAGGTGGAGACAACTAAAGGGCTGCTCAAGGAGCACTTCTACTTCTTGGCTCAGAAGATCTTTGGTGACAGCAACACCAGTCCTGAGGAATTCCAGAAGCGCCAAGTGTCGTGGTCCCAGTTCAATAAG GAGATTCTTCCTGGCCGAGGATTCACATTCTGGCAGTGGTTTGATGGGATTCTCTACCTCACCAAGAAGCACTTGAAGGATTACTGGTCTGACCG GCTCATCATGGGCTTTATCAGCAAGCAGTATGTTTTCAATTGCCTGAGCAATGCACCACCCGGCACTTTCCTGCTGCGCTTCAGCGACTCCGAGATCGGGGGCATTAGCATTGCCTACGTCACATACTCTCCGGACG GTTCCACTCAGGTGGAGAACATCCAGCCATTCACCACGAAGCAGCTGACCATCTGTAACCTTGCTGACTGTGTTCTGGATCTGCCGCAGCTTGAGATGCTGTATCCTGACAGGCCTAAACACGAGGCTTTCAGGAGAG TAGACCCACCAAAGAAGAATAAAGAGTACCAGCCAGCGAAGATGAAGATGACCGTGGATGT ACCTTGCTCATTCGCTGGTTCATTGAGTCACACCCCAGTCGGCTCCACGAGCAACCTTAGCATGAATCCTGGAATCCCATCTGGCCCTGCTTATGA TCCTCAGCTGATGATTGCACAACCTATGGGCATGTCTCCCTCCATCAGTACAACATACGGAAGTCCGAACTTGCTGCC TGAATTAATGGGCTACCCTTACTCCCTGGGAAGTCCTTCACCCCTTGGCTCAATGGATGCATACCCCATGCCTCATGACGTGGAAATGCCACTGGACTGCTCGCACAGTGAGAACTCCACATCCTACGCTAGGGATCTTTCGTTCCCAGTGCTACCAAATCTGATAAG GGTGCCTGAGCACATTTCTCCACCTTCTGACGAAGAGCTGGCCCATCTGCTACACCCCGAGTCAGAAATGAATTGCTATCGTCAGAATCTGGGGTGA
- the STAT6 gene encoding signal transducer and activator of transcription 6 isoform X2, which translates to MTNSKMSLWSLVSDMPPELFSGLFEEFPRSLRCLLGDWLENQPWEFINSSDSFCAVLADRLLSAMVERLQDLANKNCQTGPILQVIANIENRYRREPLQLVGAIKRILEGEQTAAQQFQNVALFIQRQREELRFIFNLQKLQYRVQEIQALRESLNQMNSNARVPLQLNLQFSPQENLQESSLQNLQNLFLKTANELEGAKKMVLIRLVIWKRQQQLAGNGTPFDEDLAPLQKRFESMVDICFQLRLQLVASEIELSSELQERLDNVFSALVKNSFLVDKQPLQVLKTQTKFQATTRFLLGPQLLKSPHSFTVTADIVTEKQARELATSHLETVLSENTGEIQNNTAPLETNATSNACCALFKNMLLKKIKRCDRKSTESVTEEKCAILFSASVSLGPNKTIFRLQALSLPIVVIVHGNQENNAKATILWDNAFAATNRIPFMVAERVSWESMCETLNQKFMAEVETTKGLLKEHFYFLAQKIFGDSNTSPEEFQKRQVSWSQFNKEILPGRGFTFWQWFDGILYLTKKHLKDYWSDRLIMGFISKQYVFNCLSNAPPGTFLLRFSDSEIGGISIAYVTYSPDGSTQVENIQPFTTKQLTICNLADCVLDLPQLEMLYPDRPKHEAFRRVDPPKKNKEYQPAKMKMTVDVPCSFAGSLSHTPVGSTSNLSMNPGIPSGPAYDPQLMIAQPMGMSPSISTTYGSPNLLPELMGYPYSLGSPSPLGSMDAYPMPHDVEMPLDCSHSENSTSYARDLSFPVLPNLIRVPEHISPPSDEELAHLLHPESEMNCYRQNLG; encoded by the exons ATGACGAATTCCAAGATGTCCCTGTGGAGCCTTGTCTCTGACATGCCTCCAGAGCTATTCAGTGGCCTCTTTGAAGAATTCCCTCGAAGCCTGAGATGCCTTCTGGGGGACTGGTTAGAAAACCAGCCTTG GGAATTCATCAACAGCTCAGACTCCTTCTGTGCTGTTCTTGCAGACAGGCTCCTGTCTGCCATGGTGGAGAGACTTCAAGACCTAGCCAACAAAAACTGCCAGACTGGTCCGATTCTTCAGGTCATTGCCAATATCGAG AATAGATACCGGAGAGAGCCACTGCAGCTGGTGGGGGCTATAAAAAGAATCTTAGAGGGAGAGCAAACAGCAGCCCAACAG TTTCAGAATGTGGCCCTCTTCATCCAGCGCCAGCGGGAAGAACTGAGGTTTATATTCAATCTGCAGAAGCTGCAATACAGAGTGCAGGAGATCCAGGCACTCCGGGAGAGCTTGAATCAGATGAACAGCAACGCAAGAG TTCCTTTGCAGCTGAACCTTCAATTTTCACCACAGGAGAACCTGCAAGAAAGT TCTCTCCAAAATCTTCAAAATCTGTTCCTGAAAACAGCTAATGAGCTAGAAGGTGCAAAGAAAATGGTGCTGATAAGACTTGTGATCTGGAAGAGGCAGCAACAGCTGGCTGGGAATGGAACTCCCTTTGATGAGGACTTGGCTCCACTCCAGAAAAG GTTTGAAAGCATGGTGGACATTTGCTTCCAGCTCCGCCTGCAGTTGGTAGCCTCTGAAATTGAGCTGAGCTCTGAGCTTCAGGAACGCCTGGATAATGTATTTAGTGCCCTCGTCAAAAA CTCATTCCTGGTGGACAAACAGCCCCTGCAAGTTCTGAAGACCCAAACCAAATTTCAAGCCACCACACGCTTCCTGCTGGGCCCGCAGCTGCTGAAGTCTCCACACTCCTTCACGGTCACCGCTGACATTGTGACGGAGAAACAGGCCCGGGAGCTAGCTACTAGCCACCTTGAGACTGTCCTCAG TGAAAACACTGGAGAAATTCAGAACAACACAGCACCTCTGGAGACAAACGCAACAAGCAATGCCTGCTGTGCTCTCTTTAAGAATATG CTCCTAAAGAAGATCAAGCGCTGTGACCGCAAGAGCACCGAGTCTGTGACTGAAGAGAAATGCGCTATCCTCTTCAGTGCCAGTGTGAGCCTTGGTCCCAACAAAACAATATTCCGCCTGCAG GCCCTGTCACTTCCTATTGTGGTGATCGTCCATGGCAACCAGGAGAACAATGCCAAAGCCACCATCTTATGGGACAATGCCTTTGCCGCTACT AATCGCATCCCTTTCATGGTAGCGGAGCGTGTCAGCTGGGAGTCCATGTGTGAGACTCTCAACCAGAAGTTCATGGCTGAGGTGGAGACAACTAAAGGGCTGCTCAAGGAGCACTTCTACTTCTTGGCTCAGAAGATCTTTGGTGACAGCAACACCAGTCCTGAGGAATTCCAGAAGCGCCAAGTGTCGTGGTCCCAGTTCAATAAG GAGATTCTTCCTGGCCGAGGATTCACATTCTGGCAGTGGTTTGATGGGATTCTCTACCTCACCAAGAAGCACTTGAAGGATTACTGGTCTGACCG GCTCATCATGGGCTTTATCAGCAAGCAGTATGTTTTCAATTGCCTGAGCAATGCACCACCCGGCACTTTCCTGCTGCGCTTCAGCGACTCCGAGATCGGGGGCATTAGCATTGCCTACGTCACATACTCTCCGGACG GTTCCACTCAGGTGGAGAACATCCAGCCATTCACCACGAAGCAGCTGACCATCTGTAACCTTGCTGACTGTGTTCTGGATCTGCCGCAGCTTGAGATGCTGTATCCTGACAGGCCTAAACACGAGGCTTTCAGGAGAG TAGACCCACCAAAGAAGAATAAAGAGTACCAGCCAGCGAAGATGAAGATGACCGTGGATGT ACCTTGCTCATTCGCTGGTTCATTGAGTCACACCCCAGTCGGCTCCACGAGCAACCTTAGCATGAATCCTGGAATCCCATCTGGCCCTGCTTATGA TCCTCAGCTGATGATTGCACAACCTATGGGCATGTCTCCCTCCATCAGTACAACATACGGAAGTCCGAACTTGCTGCC TGAATTAATGGGCTACCCTTACTCCCTGGGAAGTCCTTCACCCCTTGGCTCAATGGATGCATACCCCATGCCTCATGACGTGGAAATGCCACTGGACTGCTCGCACAGTGAGAACTCCACATCCTACGCTAGGGATCTTTCGTTCCCAGTGCTACCAAATCTGATAAG GGTGCCTGAGCACATTTCTCCACCTTCTGACGAAGAGCTGGCCCATCTGCTACACCCCGAGTCAGAAATGAATTGCTATCGTCAGAATCTGGGGTGA